In Nicotiana tabacum cultivar K326 chromosome 19, ASM71507v2, whole genome shotgun sequence, one DNA window encodes the following:
- the LOC142173815 gene encoding NAC domain-containing protein 53-like has translation MEYSQAKCFSRSMGHRFHPTGREVLKYLVGFVRDEPLPFQNELMQVADLYADKEPWQIFEAYDRGNNNNNNTRYFITPQKKEKPTWKRVSRTVGKGTWKLQNKGRDVFDDKGRLMGYVKSLKYIPANKSSNNVNGEWLMAEYSLFDHYLVARETKNKGFVICKIKKKGKPGDKKNGNNIEEVVNDEKMREIEEFIKSVLQEDVQVEDNGIRSSGTIAKDDQENNIIQYVEGDQVRDHVLGLLGSPEDIVNGVDDENVQYCVDQGDEGQVHLLEEYIDSVMQSEDVQTEDNGIIMSNDIIAKDDQENMEYQVEDHQHATLWASPEDVDLDTINFC, from the coding sequence ATGGAGTATTCTCAGGCTAAGTGTTTTTCTCGTTCGATGGGTCATCGCTTTCATCCGACGGGCAGGGAAGTGCTCAAGTATCTAGTAGGGTTTGTGAGAGACGAGCCACTTCCCTTTCAGAATGAACTCATGCAAGTGGCGGATCTCTACGCCGACAAGGAGCCATGGCAGATTTTCGAAGCTTATGATaggggaaacaacaacaacaacaacactcgTTACTTCATAACTCCGCAAAAGAAAGAGAAACCTACGTGGAAAAGAGTTTCAAGAACTGTTGGGAAGGGCACTTGGAAGCTTCAAAACAAAGGTCGAGATGTGTTTGATGATAAAGGGAGACTCATGGGCTACGTGAAAAGTTTGAAGTACATCCCCGCTAATAAATCGTCAAACAACGTGAATGGCGAGTGGTTGATGGCTGAGTACTCTTTGTTTGATCATTATCTCGTTGCTAGGGAGACTAAGAACAAAGGTTTCGTAATTTGTAAGATCAAGAAGAAAGGCAAACCTGGTGACAAGAAAAATGGAAACAATATTGAGGAGGTAGTTAATGATGAGAAGATGAGAGAAATTGAAGAATTTATCAAGTCCGTGCTGCAAGAAGATGTTCAAGTTGAAGACAATGGAATAAGATCGAGTGGTACTATAGCAAAGGATGATCAAGAGAATAATATTATCCAATACGTAGAGGGAGATCAAGTTAGAGACCATGTACTTGGTTTGTTGGGCTCCCCAGAGGATATTGTTAATGGCGTGGATGATGAGAATGTTCAATATTGCGTAGATCAGGGAGATGAAGGCCAAGTCCATTTACTTGAAGAATATATTGATTCCGTTATGCAATCAGAAGATGTTCAAACTGAAGACAATGGAATAATAATGTCGAATGATATTATAGCAAAGGATGATCAAGAGAATATGGAATACCAAGTCGAAGACCATCAACATGCTACTTTGTGGGCTTCCCCGGAAGATGTCGATCTCGATACTATCAATTTCTGTTAG